One genomic window of Candidatus Nitrosopumilus sediminis includes the following:
- the uvrA gene encoding excinuclease ABC subunit UvrA, producing the protein MVENKLKIRGARHHNLKNLDIDIPKNKLVVISGLSGSGKSTLAFDTIYAEGQRRYVESLSAYARQFLEMMDKPDVDSIEGLSPAISIQQKTTSKNPRSTVGTTTEIYDYIRLLFARIGIPYCTNCGRKVSTQSVERICDSVLKDFSGEKILILAPIIQRKKGTYEKLFEQIKKDGYSRIRLNGEILSLDDEIPPLDRQKWHNIEIVVDRITTEKSERSRLFEAIQTAIKASKGDVMIATEKSEKIFSQNNACPYCGLTVGELEPRSFSFNSPFGMCKTCNGLGVKMEFDADLVVPDKSKSILDGAIVPWSGRFSAFRRQALRAVGKKFGFDLMTPFDKIKPKHLQIILHGTDDLIDFTYRSKSGDSSWQSTNSFEGVLSNLQRTFMETDSESKREWLKQFMRDTPCNTCNGKKLKPESLAVKINEKGIMDVCDMSIDNCYDFFSSLKLTENEQYIARDVLKEIKERLEFLMNVGLNYLTLNRLSSTLSGGESQRIRLATQIGSNLTGVLYVLDEPTIGLHQRDNARLIKTLNKLRNLGNTVIVVEHDEEVIRNSDWMIDLGPGAGVHGGNVVFEGTVNQILKDEKSVTGAYLKNNSLINLENKIRNRSGSLIVKNASENNLKNIDVEIPLGLFVSVTGVSGSGKSTLINDILLKTLENHFSKSNVRAGTHKEIIGLENIDKVIAIDQSPIGRTPRSNPATYIGAFTPIRELYANTALSKERGYAPGQFSFNVADGRCFACDGDGVKQIEMQFLSDVYVKCDECKGKRYNTETLSVLYKGKNISDILDMTVYEALNFFENVPAIKRKLQTVFDVGLGYIKLGQSSTTLSGGEAQRVKLASELSKRGTGKTLYILDEPTTGLHFADVQKLLDVLNRLVNLGNTVVVIEHNMDVIKNSDWLIDLGPEGGDEGGQVVATGTPKEISKAPGSYTGKYLKKILKK; encoded by the coding sequence ATGGTAGAAAATAAACTAAAGATTAGAGGAGCAAGACATCACAATCTAAAGAATTTAGATATTGACATTCCGAAAAACAAACTAGTTGTTATCAGTGGTTTATCAGGTTCTGGAAAATCCACATTAGCATTTGATACCATTTACGCTGAAGGTCAGAGAAGATACGTTGAATCTCTATCAGCTTATGCACGTCAATTCTTAGAAATGATGGATAAACCTGATGTTGATTCTATTGAAGGTCTTTCTCCGGCAATCTCAATACAACAGAAAACTACTAGTAAAAACCCCCGCTCAACAGTTGGAACCACGACTGAGATTTATGATTACATTAGGTTATTGTTTGCAAGAATTGGTATTCCTTATTGTACAAATTGTGGGCGTAAAGTTTCGACCCAATCAGTTGAACGAATCTGTGATTCAGTACTCAAAGATTTTTCAGGGGAAAAAATTCTAATTTTGGCTCCTATTATTCAGAGAAAAAAGGGAACATATGAGAAATTATTTGAACAAATCAAAAAGGATGGTTACTCTAGAATACGTCTAAATGGGGAGATTTTGAGCCTAGATGATGAAATTCCTCCACTTGATCGGCAAAAATGGCACAATATCGAAATTGTAGTTGATAGAATTACTACTGAAAAATCCGAAAGATCTCGACTTTTTGAAGCCATACAAACTGCAATCAAGGCCTCTAAAGGTGATGTGATGATTGCAACTGAAAAATCCGAAAAAATTTTCTCACAAAATAACGCATGTCCTTACTGTGGATTAACTGTAGGTGAATTAGAACCCCGTTCTTTTTCATTTAATTCTCCATTTGGTATGTGTAAAACATGTAATGGTTTGGGCGTCAAGATGGAGTTCGATGCAGATTTAGTTGTCCCTGACAAATCTAAATCTATTTTGGATGGTGCAATAGTGCCTTGGAGTGGAAGATTTTCAGCATTCAGACGTCAAGCCTTAAGAGCAGTTGGTAAAAAATTTGGATTTGATTTGATGACTCCCTTTGATAAAATCAAGCCTAAACATTTACAAATAATTTTACATGGCACTGATGATTTGATTGACTTTACATATCGTTCAAAATCTGGAGATTCTTCTTGGCAATCTACAAATTCGTTTGAAGGTGTTTTGTCAAATCTTCAACGTACATTTATGGAAACTGATTCTGAATCTAAACGAGAATGGTTAAAACAATTCATGAGGGACACACCTTGTAACACATGTAATGGTAAAAAACTGAAACCTGAATCTCTAGCAGTCAAAATTAATGAAAAAGGAATCATGGATGTATGTGACATGTCTATTGATAATTGTTATGATTTCTTTTCTTCATTGAAACTTACTGAAAACGAACAATACATTGCAAGAGATGTGTTAAAAGAGATTAAAGAACGCCTTGAATTTTTAATGAATGTTGGATTAAATTATTTGACATTGAATAGACTAAGTTCAACGTTATCTGGTGGTGAATCACAACGAATTAGATTGGCAACTCAAATCGGTTCTAATTTGACTGGGGTGTTGTATGTGCTTGATGAACCTACGATTGGATTGCATCAACGAGATAATGCCCGACTCATTAAAACGCTAAATAAACTGCGAAATCTGGGAAATACCGTAATAGTTGTAGAGCATGACGAAGAAGTAATCCGAAATTCAGACTGGATGATAGATTTAGGTCCTGGTGCGGGCGTTCATGGTGGAAATGTTGTTTTTGAAGGAACCGTAAATCAAATTCTCAAGGATGAAAAATCTGTAACTGGTGCATATCTAAAAAACAATTCATTAATAAATTTAGAAAATAAAATCCGTAATCGTTCTGGTTCTTTGATTGTAAAGAATGCTTCTGAAAATAATCTAAAAAATATAGACGTGGAAATTCCCTTAGGTCTTTTTGTCTCTGTAACTGGGGTTTCCGGTTCTGGTAAATCTACATTAATCAATGATATATTGTTAAAAACATTAGAAAACCACTTTTCCAAGTCAAATGTAAGGGCTGGAACTCACAAGGAAATTATTGGTTTAGAAAATATTGATAAAGTAATTGCAATTGATCAATCTCCTATTGGCAGAACTCCTCGTTCAAATCCTGCAACCTACATTGGCGCCTTTACTCCAATTAGAGAACTTTATGCAAATACTGCATTATCTAAAGAACGAGGATATGCTCCGGGACAATTTTCATTTAATGTAGCTGATGGTAGATGTTTTGCATGTGATGGTGATGGAGTAAAACAAATCGAAATGCAGTTTCTGTCTGATGTTTATGTAAAATGTGATGAGTGTAAGGGAAAAAGATACAACACTGAAACTTTGTCTGTGCTATACAAAGGCAAAAACATTTCAGACATTTTAGACATGACTGTATATGAGGCATTAAATTTCTTTGAGAATGTTCCTGCAATTAAACGAAAATTGCAAACAGTATTTGACGTCGGACTGGGCTACATCAAACTAGGGCAGTCTTCCACCACTTTGTCCGGAGGTGAGGCTCAAAGGGTTAAGCTTGCATCTGAGCTGTCAAAACGAGGAACTGGAAAAACTCTCTATATTCTAGATGAGCCTACAACAGGCTTGCATTTTGCAGATGTTCAAAAATTATTAGATGTACTTAATCGCCTTGTTAATCTTGGAAATACTGTTGTCGTAATTGAGCATAACATGGATGTGATTAAAAATTCTGATTGGCTTATTGATCTTGGACCTGAAGGTGGTGATGAAGGTGGACAAGTTGTAGCTACTGGTACTCCAAAAGAGATCTCAAAAGCACCTGGCAGTTATACTGGAAAGTATTTGAAGAAAATATTGAAAAAATGA